The proteins below come from a single Aquarana catesbeiana isolate 2022-GZ linkage group LG12, ASM4218655v1, whole genome shotgun sequence genomic window:
- the LOC141113846 gene encoding uncharacterized protein isoform X2, with protein MLLFDDDDNTQITFENEDNHDSINVPVEDENQAGPSNMEPPIICDEHQRDAMDMEELTTNNEEGRHQASADPNPAPGPIRVPRGRRRRELLAQREEEASNASLLLSQTLNSMIVNLKEGQQQQDQAMEEERSYRNSLLSELRRHNDLVESQQALLKQMVEEQKKMSSALFYVVGSISQHLAPTDQSQNL; from the exons ATGCTCCTCTTTGATGATGATG ATAACACTCAAATAACTTTCGAAAACGAAGACAATCATGATAGCATCAATG TTCCTGTTGAAGATGAAAATCAAGCTGGGCCTTCAAATATGG AACCACCTATTATTTGCGATGAACATCAGAGAGATGCCATGGATATGGAGGAATTAACAACTA ATAATGAGGAGGGTAGGCACCAGGCATCAGCTGATCCCAATCCAGCACCAGGTCCCATACGGGTCccaagagggagaaggagaagagagctCTTGGCCCAAAGAGAGGAGGAAGCCAGCAATGCTTCTTTGCTTTTATCCCAAACTCTAAACTCCATGATTGTAAATTTAAAAGAGGGACAGCAGCAGCAAGATCAGGCGATGGAAGAGGAGCGAAGTTATCGCAATTCCCTTCTATCCGAATTAAGAAGGCATAATGACCTTGTGGAATCCCAGCAAGCGCTCCTAAAACAAATGgtggaagaacaaaaaaaaatgtcatctgcCCTTTTTTATGTGGTGGGGTCCATTTCACAACACCTGGCCCCTACTGACCAATCCcaaaatctataa
- the LOC141113846 gene encoding uncharacterized protein isoform X1, whose product MLGEPSGTDHNVAEVYNEGNETMLLFDDDDNTQITFENEDNHDSINVPVEDENQAGPSNMEPPIICDEHQRDAMDMEELTTNNEEGRHQASADPNPAPGPIRVPRGRRRRELLAQREEEASNASLLLSQTLNSMIVNLKEGQQQQDQAMEEERSYRNSLLSELRRHNDLVESQQALLKQMVEEQKKMSSALFYVVGSISQHLAPTDQSQNL is encoded by the exons A tgttaGGAGAACCATCGGGTACAGACCATAATGTAGCTGAAGTATATAATGAGGGCAATGAGACAATGCTCCTCTTTGATGATGATG ATAACACTCAAATAACTTTCGAAAACGAAGACAATCATGATAGCATCAATG TTCCTGTTGAAGATGAAAATCAAGCTGGGCCTTCAAATATGG AACCACCTATTATTTGCGATGAACATCAGAGAGATGCCATGGATATGGAGGAATTAACAACTA ATAATGAGGAGGGTAGGCACCAGGCATCAGCTGATCCCAATCCAGCACCAGGTCCCATACGGGTCccaagagggagaaggagaagagagctCTTGGCCCAAAGAGAGGAGGAAGCCAGCAATGCTTCTTTGCTTTTATCCCAAACTCTAAACTCCATGATTGTAAATTTAAAAGAGGGACAGCAGCAGCAAGATCAGGCGATGGAAGAGGAGCGAAGTTATCGCAATTCCCTTCTATCCGAATTAAGAAGGCATAATGACCTTGTGGAATCCCAGCAAGCGCTCCTAAAACAAATGgtggaagaacaaaaaaaaatgtcatctgcCCTTTTTTATGTGGTGGGGTCCATTTCACAACACCTGGCCCCTACTGACCAATCCcaaaatctataa